In bacterium, the DNA window GAGAGGATTCGAACCTCCGACCCCCTGCTCCCAAAGCAGGTGCGCTACCGGGCTGCGCCACGCCCCGACCGGACTTCCACCGGCGGCCGGCGGGACAGTCCCCTTCCCCGTCGACCTCGGTACACACGGCGCGGGTCGAGCAATCGCCGCTCCCGCCTCCACGCGGCCCGTCCATCAGGTTAAGAGTCCTGTTTGTCGCCGCTTACGTCACGCCAATGGATAATAACGGAGGCACGGGCTGTCAATGGACGTTCACTGCTCCGCCGCGTACACGCTCCGGGCGGCGTCGAGCAACCGGCGCAGGGCCACGCCGCGATGGCTGACGGCGTTCTTCTCCGCCGGCGCCATCTCCGCCAGGGTGCGCTCGCCGCCGAGCGGACGGAACACCGGATCGTAGCCGAAGCCGCGGTCGCCGGCGGGCGCCCGGGTCACCTCGCCGAGCAGCCGGCCGGTCGCCGTCAGTTCGCACCAGACCGCCTCGCTGACGGCGCGGCCGGGCGCTGCGGCG includes these proteins:
- a CDS encoding non-canonical purine NTP pyrophosphatase; the encoded protein is AAAPGRAVSEAVWCELTATGRLLGEVTRAPAGDRGFGYDPVFRPLGGERTLAEMAPAEKNAVSHRGVALRRLLDAARSVYAAEQ